A single region of the Fusarium keratoplasticum isolate Fu6.1 chromosome 7, whole genome shotgun sequence genome encodes:
- a CDS encoding Zn(2)-C6 fungal-type domain-containing protein: MGSTTNIVPRACRNCRIRKIRCSREIPCTNCITSKITCQESTKDVTRRSTHARSVPERDQDSIESLRKRVTALEQQLNSLSSDRNTQVSEAATTSTVLSPTLAQLTPQPSPCHIDLASLEGDSSFRKQALLATDITEFGSLAGIGSPQVVDKISGLRKLLERKASDGDTPQCREWKPSTSITLQGNLPPADFVIRLLRAVQVQAVTVGELTLLNAMLAVILCTLECFPRPEFSEEEVAKYLVVCKENQLTGIETYEVNMVSTFEHCLVLCMAAQKAQTEGDIALQWRLSSTAARHCLVLGYHREHVVAAMPPDEADRVRRLFWSIYFSDKSTVLSLGRTSTIQDLDVDLDPYAISSDPGRESWDTSLWMFIDYARIQASIYENLYSPASRRRSTADRQIIVDETTKQLSNWHESWNQLDTSKAYNKKLFDNTFGPVDVSYYSTLTLVHHAPDLSTSVRIISDPCLEAAKSGLQSHVSVHAQYSLLEPQSLAFFAVWVHVYCPLTPFVVIFLHCITNSDTGDLDLLKGSLDVMAQTSSLARSCERPYEFCKYLYSIAEAHISACTENGGEADEKVDLGLASLQHPPSENWPFPDLNLQLISSAFPSSDWWAPHTS; encoded by the exons ATGGGCTCCACTACCAACATAGTCCCAAGAGCT TGCCGGAACTGCCGGATCCGCAAG ATACGCTGCAGTCGAGAGATCCCTTGTACCAATTGCATCACATCAAAGATCACCTGCCAAGAAAGTACCAAAGATGTTACTCGCCGTTCGACACACGCAAGATCGGTGCCGGAAAG AGACCAAGACAGCATTGAATCACTGCGCAAAAGAGTGACTGCTCTCGAGCAACAGCTCAACAGTTTATCATCAGATCGTAACACTCAGGTCTCTGAAGCCGCCACCACATCAACTGTACTCTCACCGACATTGGCCCAGTTAACACCACAACCCAGCCCGTGCCATATAGACCTAGCATCGCTTGAGGGAGACTCTTCATTTAGAAAGCAAGCTCTTCTTGCAACTGATATCACCGAGTTTGGGTCACTGGCTGGTATTGGGTCACCCCAGGTCGTTGACAAAATCTCTGGTCTACGCAAGCTCCTCGAACGCAAGGCGTCCGACGGAGATACACCTCAGTGCCGAGAATGGAAGCCATCTACAAGCATAACATTGCAGGGAAACTTGCCTCCAGCTGATTTCGTCATTCGCTTGTTGCGCGCAGTGCAAG TACAAGCTGTCACAGTTGGAGAACTAACCCTGTTGAACGCTATGCTCGCCGTGATTTTATGCACCCTTGAGTGTTTCCCGCGGCCAGAATTttctgaagaagaagttgcAAAATACCTGGTTGTTTGCAAGGAGAACCAGCTCACGGGAATAGAAACATATGAGGTTAACATGGTCTCGACCTTTGAGCATTGTCTAGTGCTGTGCATGGCG GCCCAAAAGGCCCAAACTGAAGGGGACATTGCACTTCAGTGGCGCTTGTCCTCGACTGCTGCACGGCATTGCCTCGTCCTTGGCTACCACAGGGAGCATGTAGTAGCAGCAATGCCTCCAGATGAAGCAGACAGAGTTCGTCGGCTCTTCTGGAGCATCTATTTCTCAGACAAGAGTACTGTTCTCAGTCTAGGGAGAACTTCAACTATCCAAGACCTGGATGTCGATCTCGACCCATATGCTATCTCTTCTGACCCTGGACGAGAGTCATGGGACACTTCATTGTGGATGTTTATCGATTACGCGAGGATCCAGGCAAGCATATACGAGAACCTCTACTCCCCAGCCTCGCGCAGACGCAGCACCGCAGACAGACAAATCATCGTGGATGAAACAACTAAGCAGCTCTCTAATTGGCATGAGTCATGGAATCAACTGGACACTTCGAAAGCATacaacaagaagctctttgacAACACGTTTGGGCCAGTCGATGTTTCTTACTACTCTACTCTGACGCTTGTCCACCATGCTCCCGACCTCTCGACCTCGGTCAGAATTATATCTGATCCTTGCCTTGAAGCAGCCAAAAGCGGCCTGCAGTCACACGTGTCGGTGCATGCCCAATATTCCCTATTGGAGCCCCAATCGTTGGCATTCTTTGCGGTGTG GGTTCATGTTTACTGTCCCCTTACTCCTTTCGTCGTAATATTCCTGCACTGCATCACAAATTCCGACACCGGCGACCTTGACTTGCTCAAGGGATCACTAGACGTCATGGCCCAGACGAGCAGTCTAGCCAGGTCGTGTGAAAGACCATATGAGTTTTGCAAATACCTCTACAGCATAGCAGAGGCACATATCTCAGCTTGTACAGAGAATGGAGGCGAAGCCGATGAGAAGGTGGACTTGGGTTTGGCTTCCCTACAACACCCTCCGAGTGAGAACTGGCCTTTCCCAGATCTGAATCTTCAGCTCATCTCGTCGGCTTTCCCATCGAGTGATTGGTGGGCGCCTCATACGAGCTGA
- a CDS encoding Abhydrolase-3 domain-containing protein, whose product MVLEVDQEFITAIGPLLESQKDVVKLKLHDIEGRRARYAAMKAPPPIIPDDVIFEIVKIPTEDGYQLPVYHYKKRDTDSSDRPSAAVLHAHGGGLITLTPEISIERLAHMVSDTGVQAFSVDYRLAPEHRYPTALNDCWTCLTWLHSNARALHIDPARIAVMGESAGGGLAAALTLRARDVNLSPPIARQILSSPMLDDRTNSEVPGAFKLWDAEDNLTAWTAYLGTTPGGEDTPVFAAPGRLKDAAGLPTLYLDTSQFDLFVAENLAYVQKFIEAGVEAECHLYPGLPHGFDGLVPTHSVTRQLEENRKRVLKRL is encoded by the coding sequence ATGGTCCTTGAAGTTGATCAAGAATTCATTACCGCAATCGGACCTCTTCTAGAGAGCCAGAAAGATgtcgtcaagctcaagcttcaCGACATAGAAGGCCGAAGAGCCAGATACGCCGCCATGAAGGCACCACCTCCGATCATCCCAGACGACGTCATCTTTGAGATTGTCAAGATACCAACAGAAGATGGTTATCAGCTGCCAGTTTACCATTATAAAAAGCGGGACACAGATTCATCCGACAGGCCCTCGGCAGCAGTGCTTCATGCTCATGGCGGCGGACTGATTACTCTGACTCCCGAGATCAGTATTGAACGACTGGCGCACATGGTTTCCGACACTGGAGTGCAGGCATTCTCTGTCGACTACAGGCTGGCTCCAGAGCATCGGTATCCCACTGCATTGAACGACTGCTGGACTTGCCTCACTTGGCTTCACTCCAACGCGCGCGCTCTACACATCGACCCAGCGCGGATTGCTGTCATGGGTGAGAGTGCAGGGGGTGGTCTCGCCGCAGCATTGACGCTCCGGGCTCGGGACGTCAACCTGTCGCCTCCAATTGCTCGGCAGATTCTTTCTTCCCCCATGCTGGATGACAGAACCAATTCCGAAGTTCCCGGTGCTTTCAAGCTATGGGACGCAGAAGACAACTTGACGGCCTGGACAGCTTACCTGGGAACGACCCCTGGAGGCGAAGACACCCCGGTTTTTGCGGCGCCCGGCCGTCTCAAGGATGCTGCTGGTTTGCCGACCCTTTATTTGGACACCAGTCAGTTTGACCTTTTCGTTGCGGAGAACCTAGCCTATGTTCAGAAGTTCATCGAAGCCGGTGTGGAGGCAGAGTGTCATCTCTATCCCGGTCTCCCTCATGGGTTTGACGGGCTGGTGCCAACGCATAGTGTGACACGGCAGTTGGAGGAGAATAGGAAGCGAGTCTTGAAGCGTCTGTAG